In one window of Ignatzschineria indica DNA:
- the rpoD gene encoding RNA polymerase sigma factor RpoD, translated as MSNQSDQKKQDQLKKEQIKKLIAFGKEQGYLTYAEVNDHLPKGMVDPEQIESIIAMIEDMGISVHEEAPDEDTLMLSESVDSDDAVEEAAEVLANIDDEEIGRTTDPVRMYMREMGTVDLLTREEEKQIAIRIEEGIQSSLNSLALYVPATYHLIDSYHEAIKEEGRITDLVVGFIDPSFFLEDEEKEDEEVEVEDTATGPDPEVLATKITELQAIVDELNAIKEKEGATSKSDRIKEVKASLREKFLEFQLAPKFQSEMYDRLRATIDRIRPLERKIMQICISKAKMPRTEFLKIFPRNEANKAIFKDDIFKRKAKYVEALIEYDKYIYEYQDRLAKIEQETDLTIYEIKEINRQISIGEAQARRAKREMIEANLRLVISIAKKYTNRGLQFLDLIQEGNIGLMKAVDKFEYRRGYKFSTYATWWIRQAITRSIADQARTIRIPVHMIETINKLNRISRQLLQELGREATPEEIAEAMGETEERVRRVLKIAREPVSMETPVGDDEDSSLGDFIEDVYAVSPIESATDEGLNEATREVLDTLTAREAKVLRMRFGIDMNTDHTLEEVGKQFDVTRERIRQIEAKALRKLRHPNRSEGLKSFLDAD; from the coding sequence ATGAGCAATCAGTCAGATCAAAAAAAGCAGGATCAGCTAAAAAAAGAGCAAATTAAAAAGCTTATCGCTTTTGGTAAAGAGCAAGGATATCTTACCTATGCTGAGGTTAACGACCATCTTCCAAAAGGAATGGTAGACCCTGAGCAGATCGAAAGCATAATTGCGATGATCGAAGATATGGGGATCTCTGTGCATGAAGAGGCGCCAGATGAAGACACTTTAATGTTAAGTGAAAGTGTTGATAGTGACGACGCGGTTGAGGAAGCAGCAGAAGTATTAGCAAATATTGATGATGAAGAGATCGGTCGTACAACAGATCCTGTTCGCATGTATATGCGTGAAATGGGAACGGTCGATCTATTAACGCGTGAAGAAGAGAAGCAGATAGCGATCCGTATCGAAGAGGGCATTCAATCTTCACTTAACTCTTTAGCGCTCTATGTTCCAGCGACCTATCATCTTATCGACTCATATCATGAAGCGATTAAAGAAGAGGGGCGTATTACTGATCTAGTGGTAGGTTTTATCGATCCTAGCTTCTTCCTTGAAGATGAAGAGAAAGAGGATGAGGAAGTTGAAGTTGAAGATACTGCAACCGGTCCCGATCCTGAAGTTTTAGCAACAAAGATTACCGAGCTTCAAGCGATTGTAGATGAGCTGAATGCAATTAAAGAGAAAGAGGGAGCAACAAGTAAATCGGATCGTATTAAAGAGGTAAAAGCATCTTTACGTGAAAAATTCCTCGAATTCCAGTTAGCACCTAAATTTCAATCAGAGATGTATGACCGCTTACGTGCGACGATCGATCGTATTCGTCCATTAGAGCGTAAGATTATGCAGATCTGTATCAGTAAAGCAAAGATGCCGAGAACTGAGTTTTTAAAGATCTTTCCAAGAAATGAAGCTAATAAAGCGATCTTTAAGGATGATATCTTTAAGCGTAAGGCGAAATATGTGGAAGCTCTTATAGAGTATGATAAGTATATCTATGAGTATCAAGATCGATTAGCGAAGATCGAGCAAGAGACAGACCTTACAATTTATGAGATTAAAGAGATCAATCGTCAAATCTCTATTGGAGAGGCGCAAGCTCGTCGTGCGAAGAGAGAGATGATTGAAGCTAACTTACGACTTGTGATCTCTATTGCTAAAAAATATACCAATCGTGGATTGCAATTCCTAGACCTTATCCAAGAAGGGAATATCGGCTTGATGAAGGCGGTCGATAAGTTTGAATATCGTCGTGGTTATAAGTTCTCTACTTATGCAACCTGGTGGATTAGACAGGCTATTACTCGTTCAATTGCAGACCAAGCTAGAACTATTCGTATTCCTGTTCATATGATTGAGACGATCAATAAGCTCAATCGTATCTCTCGTCAGTTACTTCAAGAGTTAGGTCGTGAAGCAACGCCTGAAGAGATCGCAGAAGCGATGGGTGAGACGGAAGAGCGCGTTCGTAGAGTTCTTAAGATCGCACGTGAGCCTGTCTCTATGGAGACGCCTGTTGGTGATGATGAAGATTCAAGCCTTGGAGATTTCATTGAGGATGTCTATGCAGTATCTCCTATTGAGTCCGCAACAGATGAGGGCTTAAATGAAGCAACCCGTGAGGTATTAGATACCTTAACTGCACGTGAGGCAAAAGTTCTGAGAATGCGTTTCGGTATCGATATGAATACCGATCATACGCTTGAAGAGGTGGGTAAACAGTTTGATGTAACGCGTGAGCGTATTCGTCAGATTGAAGCAAAAGCACTACGTAAATTGCGCCATCCTAATCGTTCAGAAGGACTTAAGAGCTTCTTAGATGCGGATTAG
- a CDS encoding sigma-70 family RNA polymerase sigma factor: protein MKTNRQTHHLLNDERSLEDSTDYQIDEVDEVDDVEAEEIDEFERILQKSDDQFRGTDDLLYRYYTEVGRYPLLTAEEEKKYGLLAQKGDREARNILMQSNLRLVVMIARRQQRQGIDLLDLISEGNLGLNHAIEKYEADRNYRFSTYAVWWIRHYISSAIMNQSRTVRVPVHVNKAIARLVRIAKKLAQKLKREPTIKELAKESKLTIYEVMNLLADNEAIFSLDALITQEGDGQDFHHIIPDQENIDVPDYLMKLEKFSVLESLLASLEEKEKAVIVYRFGLNGRRQKTLDETGEKLSLTRDQVRYLQMKTLEKMKKLLKDQAVEMEDLLFE, encoded by the coding sequence ATGAAAACTAATCGACAAACTCATCATTTATTAAACGACGAGAGATCATTAGAGGACTCTACGGATTATCAGATCGATGAAGTTGATGAGGTTGATGATGTTGAGGCAGAAGAGATCGATGAGTTTGAGCGTATCTTGCAAAAAAGTGATGATCAATTTCGGGGAACAGATGATCTCCTTTATCGTTATTATACGGAGGTGGGGCGCTATCCTCTGTTAACGGCTGAAGAGGAGAAAAAGTATGGTCTTTTAGCACAGAAAGGGGATAGGGAAGCGCGTAATATTTTGATGCAGAGTAATCTTCGACTTGTAGTCATGATTGCTCGCCGGCAGCAGAGGCAAGGAATTGATCTACTTGATCTTATTTCAGAGGGTAATTTGGGGCTTAATCATGCTATCGAAAAGTATGAAGCGGATCGTAATTATCGCTTTTCAACCTATGCTGTATGGTGGATAAGACATTATATTAGTAGCGCAATTATGAATCAGAGCCGAACTGTTCGAGTTCCAGTTCATGTTAATAAAGCGATTGCACGATTGGTGAGAATTGCAAAAAAATTGGCGCAAAAGCTCAAAAGAGAACCTACTATTAAGGAGCTTGCAAAAGAGAGTAAATTAACGATTTATGAAGTGATGAATCTATTAGCGGATAATGAAGCGATCTTTTCGCTCGATGCCTTAATTACACAAGAGGGGGATGGGCAAGATTTTCACCATATTATTCCAGATCAAGAGAATATCGATGTTCCTGATTATTTAATGAAATTGGAGAAGTTTTCTGTATTAGAGTCTCTACTTGCCTCTTTAGAAGAGAAGGAGAAAGCTGTTATAGTTTATCGCTTTGGTCTAAATGGTCGACGCCAGAAAACACTCGATGAAACAGGAGAGAAGCTCTCATTGACACGAGATCAGGTGCGTTATCTGCAGATGAAGACATTGGAGAAGATGAAAAAGCTCTTAAAAGATCAAGCGGTGGAGATGGAAGATCTTCTTTTCGAATAG